A stretch of the Deinococcus sp. YIM 134068 genome encodes the following:
- a CDS encoding YdcF family protein, translating into MRPTGSGLSLLPLALVGLLVVGFVLAPGVRAPRASHPHPVLVVLGAAQYAGRPSPAFQRRLDHALALYRAGGVRTIVVTGGRRPGDPHSEGEVGVTYLHRHGIPTSALLAETRSRTTVENLRNARVSLPPGTPVTLVTDEAHAPRALALAHALGLEANASPSPLSTRPDRRYLLREKLALLAYALLGVGRE; encoded by the coding sequence ATGCGTCCCACGGGTTCGGGCCTCTCCCTGCTGCCGCTCGCCCTCGTCGGGTTGCTGGTGGTGGGGTTCGTGCTGGCTCCGGGTGTCCGCGCTCCCCGCGCTTCCCACCCCCATCCCGTCCTCGTGGTGCTGGGGGCGGCGCAGTATGCGGGACGGCCCAGCCCCGCCTTCCAGCGACGACTGGACCATGCCCTCGCCCTGTACCGGGCGGGCGGCGTGCGGACCATCGTGGTGACGGGCGGGCGCAGGCCGGGCGATCCCCACTCCGAGGGCGAAGTCGGCGTGACGTACCTGCACCGTCACGGCATTCCGACCTCCGCCCTCCTCGCCGAAACGCGCAGCCGCACCACTGTGGAGAACCTCCGCAATGCCCGCGTGTCCCTGCCGCCGGGCACGCCCGTCACCCTCGTGACCGACGAGGCCCACGCGCCGCGCGCCCTGGCGCTGGCCCACGCCCTCGGCCTGGAGGCGAACGCCAGCCCCAGCCCCCTGAGCACCCGCCCCGACCGCCGTTACCTGTTGCGGGAGAAGCTGGCGCTGCTGGCGTATGCGCTGCTGGGGGTGGGAAGGGAGTAG
- the gcvT gene encoding glycine cleavage system aminomethyltransferase GcvT has protein sequence MTTPPQTPLKRTPLHAAHLRAGARMVPFGGWEMPVQYAGVRAEHDAVRTRAGVFDVSHMGEFRVTGPDAERFLQHVTTNDVTKLRPGRGQYNWLPNETGGLVDDIYVYRVVQSEFLIVVNASNIGKDWAHLQAQTAGYDVTLTDESDRWGLLAVQGPQAEAMLQPHISVDLTAKKKNAYFPAKLFGFEVWLARTGYTGEDGFEIFTDAGEAETVWDRLLAVGFTPAGLGARDTLRLEAGFPLYGHEFAENLHPLASTYTWVVKDKAHLGREHISLAPPVRLIGLALERVPVREGYPVLLNGERVGHVTSGTSSPTLGHPIAMALVRGDASTADAYEVEVRGKAHPARRVELPFYRRA, from the coding sequence GTGACCACACCGCCCCAGACGCCGCTGAAGCGGACGCCTCTGCACGCCGCCCATCTGCGCGCAGGTGCCCGGATGGTGCCCTTCGGCGGGTGGGAGATGCCGGTGCAGTACGCGGGCGTGCGGGCCGAACACGACGCCGTTCGCACCCGCGCGGGCGTGTTCGACGTGTCGCACATGGGTGAATTCCGCGTGACGGGGCCAGACGCCGAACGCTTCCTCCAGCACGTCACCACGAACGACGTGACGAAGCTCAGGCCGGGTCGCGGGCAGTACAACTGGCTCCCGAACGAGACGGGCGGTCTCGTGGACGACATCTACGTGTACCGGGTGGTGCAGAGCGAGTTCCTGATCGTCGTGAACGCCTCCAACATCGGGAAGGACTGGGCGCACCTGCAAGCGCAGACAGCGGGCTACGACGTGACGCTCACCGACGAGAGCGACCGCTGGGGCCTCCTCGCCGTGCAGGGACCGCAGGCGGAGGCGATGCTCCAGCCACATATCAGTGTGGACCTCACCGCCAAGAAGAAGAACGCCTACTTCCCGGCCAAACTTTTCGGCTTTGAAGTGTGGCTCGCGCGTACCGGGTACACGGGCGAGGACGGCTTCGAGATTTTCACCGACGCGGGCGAGGCCGAGACGGTCTGGGACAGGCTGCTCGCGGTTGGCTTCACCCCCGCCGGGTTGGGGGCGCGCGACACCCTGCGGCTGGAGGCGGGCTTTCCCCTCTACGGGCACGAGTTCGCCGAGAACCTCCACCCCCTCGCCAGCACGTACACCTGGGTCGTGAAGGACAAGGCACACCTGGGCCGCGAGCACATCAGCCTCGCCCCGCCCGTCCGCCTGATCGGCCTCGCCCTGGAGCGGGTGCCCGTCCGCGAGGGCTACCCCGTCCTCCTGAACGGCGAGCGCGTCGGCCACGTCACGAGCGGCACGAGCAGCCCGACTCTCGGCCACCCGATAGCGATGGCCCTCGTGCGCGGGGACGCCAGCACCGCCGACGCCTACGAGGTGGAGGTGCGCGGGAAGGCACATCCGGCGCGGCGGGTGGAGTTGCCCTTCTACCGGCGGGCGTAA
- the gcvP gene encoding aminomethyl-transferring glycine dehydrogenase, which yields MRPLTDLLQTNDFTERHIGPTDAEQAEMLAELGVSSLDELTETTLPESIRFTGELNVGGPVTEAQALADLKAVASKNKVFRSYIGMGYSGTHTPNVILRNMLENPGWYTAYTPYQAEISQGRLEMLLNFQQTVMDLTGMPVSNASLLDEATAAAEAMTLAKRTAKSKGNVFFVADDVHPQTQGVIRTRAEYFGYEVMVGDPSGELPEGTFGALVQYPGTYGDLRDLSPIAEKVHAVQGAFIVATDLLACALIKPPGEQGADIVIGSAQRFGVPMGFGGPHAAFLACRSEYQRSMPGRVIGVSKDGKGKTALRMAMQTREQHIRREKATSNICTAQALLANMAAAYAVYHGPEGIRTIAERVHVLTGILNRAICMAGIDDQATFFDTLTVEVENASLIRQRAEAKGVNLRYLDGKVGVSLDETTTPEDVADLIEIITGTRANPFGMERDGDHGLDIGHGIPDHLQRTSPYLTHPVFNTHHSEHAMLRYLKGLENKDYSLVHGMIPLGSCTMKLNATAEMIPVTWPEFGSLHPFAPADQTEGYAQMLAELEAWLADITGYDAVSLQPNSGAQGEYAGLLTIRKYHESRGEAHRTVCLIPASAHGTNPASAAMLGMQVVVVKTDASGNIDLDDLRAKAEGHSANLGALMITYPSTHGVYEEHVTEVCEIIHAHGGQVYLDGANMNAMVGLAKPGLIGSDVSHLNLHKTFAIPHGGGGPGMGPIGVKAHLAPFLPSHSVRSVGESRTGAVSAAPYGSASILPISYLYIRLLGAEGLKKATQVALLNANYIARKLGGAYPVLYTGMNGRVAHECILDLRPLKAAAGITEEDVAKRLMDYGFHAPTMSFPVPGTLMIEPTESEPKEELDRFIAAMLGIRREIQEVEDGLLAAADSPLRHAPHTQEDLVMAEWERAYSRETAAFPTPTQRAWKYWPAVNRVDNVYGDRNFVCSCPPVEEYAGV from the coding sequence ATGCGCCCCCTGACCGACCTTCTCCAGACGAACGACTTCACCGAGCGCCACATCGGCCCCACCGACGCCGAACAGGCCGAGATGCTGGCCGAACTCGGCGTCTCCAGCCTCGACGAACTGACCGAGACGACGTTGCCCGAGTCCATCCGCTTCACGGGTGAGCTGAACGTGGGCGGCCCGGTGACGGAGGCGCAGGCCCTCGCCGACCTGAAAGCCGTCGCCTCCAAGAACAAGGTCTTCCGCTCGTACATCGGCATGGGGTACTCCGGCACCCACACACCGAACGTGATCCTGCGGAACATGCTGGAAAACCCCGGCTGGTACACCGCCTACACGCCCTACCAGGCCGAGATTTCGCAGGGCCGCCTGGAGATGCTGCTGAACTTTCAGCAGACGGTCATGGACCTGACGGGGATGCCCGTCTCCAACGCCTCCCTGCTGGACGAGGCCACCGCCGCCGCCGAGGCGATGACGCTGGCGAAGCGGACCGCTAAGAGCAAGGGCAACGTCTTCTTCGTGGCAGACGACGTTCACCCGCAGACCCAGGGCGTGATTCGCACCCGCGCCGAGTACTTCGGGTACGAGGTCATGGTGGGCGACCCGAGCGGCGAGCTGCCGGAGGGGACGTTCGGGGCGCTCGTGCAGTATCCGGGCACTTACGGCGACCTGCGCGACCTTTCCCCCATCGCGGAGAAGGTTCACGCGGTCCAGGGCGCGTTCATCGTGGCGACCGACCTGCTGGCCTGCGCGCTGATCAAGCCGCCCGGCGAGCAGGGGGCGGACATCGTGATCGGCAGCGCCCAGCGCTTCGGCGTGCCGATGGGCTTCGGCGGGCCGCACGCGGCGTTCCTGGCCTGCCGCAGCGAGTACCAGCGCTCCATGCCGGGCCGCGTAATCGGCGTCAGCAAGGACGGGAAGGGCAAGACCGCCCTGCGGATGGCGATGCAGACGCGCGAGCAGCACATCCGCCGCGAAAAGGCGACCTCCAACATCTGCACGGCGCAGGCGCTGTTGGCGAATATGGCCGCCGCCTATGCCGTGTACCACGGGCCGGAGGGGATTCGGACGATTGCGGAGCGGGTTCACGTGTTGACGGGAATCCTCAACCGCGCGATTTGCATGGCTGGCATTGATGATCAGGCGACGTTCTTCGACACGCTGACTGTCGAAGTCGAGAATGCCTCGCTTATTCGTCAACGTGCAGAGGCGAAGGGAGTCAATCTCCGCTACCTCGACGGCAAAGTGGGCGTTTCGTTGGACGAGACCACCACGCCCGAGGACGTGGCCGACCTCATCGAAATCATCACGGGAACGCGAGCCAATCCCTTTGGTATGGAAAGGGACGGGGATCATGGCCTGGACATAGGACATGGCATCCCTGATCATCTCCAACGCACCTCCCCCTACCTGACGCACCCCGTCTTCAACACGCACCACAGCGAACACGCCATGCTGCGTTACCTCAAGGGGCTGGAGAACAAGGATTACAGCCTCGTCCACGGCATGATTCCGCTCGGCTCCTGCACGATGAAGTTGAACGCCACGGCGGAGATGATTCCCGTCACCTGGCCTGAGTTCGGCAGCCTGCACCCCTTCGCACCCGCCGACCAGACGGAGGGTTACGCACAGATGCTCGCCGAGCTGGAGGCGTGGCTGGCCGACATCACCGGGTACGACGCCGTGAGCCTCCAGCCCAACAGCGGCGCGCAGGGCGAGTACGCGGGGCTGCTGACCATCCGCAAGTACCACGAGAGCCGGGGCGAGGCGCACCGCACCGTCTGCCTGATTCCCGCCTCCGCGCACGGCACCAACCCCGCCAGCGCCGCCATGTTGGGGATGCAGGTCGTGGTGGTGAAGACCGACGCGAGCGGCAACATCGACCTGGACGACCTGCGGGCGAAGGCCGAGGGGCACAGCGCCAACCTGGGTGCCCTGATGATCACCTACCCCAGCACGCACGGCGTCTACGAGGAACACGTCACCGAGGTCTGCGAGATCATCCACGCGCACGGCGGGCAGGTGTACCTGGACGGGGCGAACATGAACGCGATGGTCGGCCTTGCCAAGCCGGGGCTGATCGGCTCGGACGTGTCGCACCTGAACCTGCACAAGACCTTCGCCATCCCGCACGGCGGTGGCGGGCCGGGCATGGGGCCGATTGGGGTGAAGGCGCACCTCGCGCCGTTCCTGCCGAGCCACAGCGTCCGCAGCGTGGGCGAGAGCCGTACTGGGGCCGTCAGCGCCGCGCCCTACGGCAGCGCGAGCATCCTGCCCATCTCGTACCTGTACATCCGGCTGCTGGGGGCTGAAGGGCTGAAGAAGGCCACGCAGGTCGCGCTGCTGAACGCCAACTACATCGCCCGCAAGCTGGGCGGCGCGTACCCCGTCCTGTACACGGGCATGAACGGGCGGGTCGCGCACGAGTGCATCCTCGACCTGCGCCCGCTGAAGGCCGCTGCGGGCATCACCGAGGAGGACGTGGCGAAGCGGCTGATGGACTACGGCTTCCACGCCCCCACCATGAGCTTCCCCGTCCCCGGCACCCTGATGATCGAGCCGACCGAGAGCGAGCCCAAAGAGGAACTCGACCGCTTTATCGCCGCCATGCTGGGCATCCGCCGCGAGATCCAGGAAGTGGAAGACGGCCTCTTGGCCGCCGCCGACAGCCCGCTGAGGCACGCGCCGCACACGCAGGAAGACCTCGTTATGGCCGAGTGGGAGCGGGCCTACAGCCGCGAGACCGCCGCCTTCCCCACGCCCACGCAGAGGGCCTGGAAATACTGGCCCGCCGTGAACCGCGTGGACAATGTGTACGGCGACCGGAACTTCGTGTGCTCGTGCCCGCCGGTGGAGGAGTACGCGGGGGTTTAA
- the topA gene encoding type I DNA topoisomerase: protein MSRTLVIVESPAKAKTIEKYLGKGYAVESSIGHIRDLPRSAADVPEKYKGKAWARLGLDIEDDFRPLYVVSPEKRQQVAKLRKMAAEADEIILATDDDREGESIAWHLYQELKPKVPVKRMVFHEITKEAIQQAIAHPRQIDTNLVEAQEARRALDRLYGYEVSPVLWKKVAPKLSAGRVQSVATRMLVERERERMRFVSGTWWDLLVTAATKDGETFPARLTDVGGVRLATGKDFDPLMGKVKKGTEVRLLDEAAARALADGLTGQPLTITSAEEKPFTQRPYAPFITSTLQQEGSRKLGFAATRTMRAAQRLYEQGYITYMRTDSTNLSGEAMNAARTQVKAMYGQDYLSPQPRVYAKKAKNAQEAHEAIRPAGSSFRTPESLRGELSGDEWRLYDLIWKRTVASQMADARGRSLRVRLAGKATGGEDVGLSASGRTIDFPGFLRAYVEGRDDPNAALEDRETPLPPLKEGERVTADSVKPEGHETQPPARYTEASLVQTLEGAGIGRPSTYASILGTIQERGYAVKKGQALVPTWTAFATSALLEHHFGRLVDYDFTARMEEDLDDIAGGRAQRVPYLRRFYLGENGEGMALRPLIDSKMGEIDARGIATIQVPKLDGSGIEVRVGRYGPYMQRGEEKANLPEDLAPDELTAERAADLMGRPTGDRVIGTDGATGQPVVARAGRYGPYVTLGDGNPPIRSASLFPGDDLNTITVERALRLLSLPRLVGTSEGEEIWAQNGKFGPYLKRGNDSRSLASHEHLFTVALPEAEALFMQPRFRARGAAAGPVRTFEYEGRAPISLKAGRYGPYLTDGERNATLRKGEDEGTLTAAQALEILEERGKEPKGKPARKGKTAAKTGGTKTTATRKTATTRTTASKAPAKKAPASKSTTRKPAAKAAPARAKTAAKAPAKTALTWADLKPHLGVLSEQERALVTATRDQGRKVEEVAPTLGLDVKKAKGMALQASKKLNQAARGE, encoded by the coding sequence ATGTCCAGAACCCTCGTGATCGTCGAGTCGCCCGCCAAGGCGAAAACCATCGAGAAGTACCTCGGCAAGGGGTACGCGGTGGAGTCTTCCATCGGGCACATCCGCGACCTGCCGAGGAGCGCCGCCGACGTGCCCGAGAAGTACAAGGGCAAGGCGTGGGCGCGGCTCGGCCTGGACATCGAGGACGACTTCCGGCCCCTGTACGTCGTGTCCCCCGAGAAGCGCCAGCAGGTCGCCAAACTCCGTAAGATGGCCGCCGAGGCCGACGAGATCATCCTCGCCACCGACGACGACCGCGAGGGCGAGAGCATCGCGTGGCACCTGTATCAGGAACTCAAGCCCAAGGTTCCGGTCAAGCGCATGGTCTTCCACGAGATCACGAAGGAGGCGATCCAGCAGGCCATCGCGCACCCGCGCCAGATCGACACGAATCTGGTGGAGGCGCAGGAAGCCCGCCGCGCGCTCGACCGCCTCTACGGCTATGAGGTCAGCCCGGTGCTGTGGAAGAAGGTCGCGCCGAAGCTCAGCGCGGGCCGGGTGCAGTCGGTCGCCACCCGGATGCTCGTGGAGCGCGAGCGCGAGCGGATGCGTTTCGTGAGCGGGACGTGGTGGGACCTCCTCGTGACGGCGGCGACGAAGGATGGCGAGACCTTCCCCGCCCGCCTGACCGACGTGGGCGGCGTGCGGCTGGCGACGGGCAAGGATTTCGACCCATTGATGGGCAAGGTGAAGAAGGGAACGGAGGTTCGGCTGTTAGATGAGGCGGCGGCCCGCGCCCTCGCCGATGGCCTGACCGGGCAGCCGCTCACCATTACCTCCGCCGAGGAGAAGCCCTTCACCCAGCGGCCCTACGCGCCCTTCATCACCTCCACGCTCCAGCAGGAGGGCAGCCGCAAGCTGGGCTTCGCCGCCACCCGCACCATGCGCGCGGCGCAGCGGCTCTACGAGCAGGGCTACATCACCTACATGCGGACGGATTCGACCAATCTGTCGGGTGAGGCGATGAACGCCGCCCGCACGCAGGTGAAGGCGATGTACGGCCAGGACTACCTCAGCCCCCAGCCGCGCGTGTACGCGAAGAAGGCGAAGAACGCCCAGGAGGCCCACGAGGCGATCCGCCCCGCCGGGTCGAGCTTCCGCACCCCGGAGAGCCTGCGCGGCGAGCTGAGCGGCGACGAGTGGCGCTTGTACGACCTGATCTGGAAGCGCACGGTCGCCTCCCAGATGGCGGACGCGCGGGGCCGGAGTCTGCGCGTGCGGCTGGCCGGGAAGGCGACGGGTGGGGAGGACGTGGGCCTGAGCGCCTCGGGCCGCACCATCGACTTTCCCGGCTTCCTGCGCGCCTACGTGGAGGGCCGCGACGACCCGAACGCCGCGCTGGAGGACCGCGAGACGCCGCTGCCCCCGCTGAAGGAGGGCGAGCGCGTCACCGCCGATTCCGTCAAGCCCGAGGGCCACGAGACCCAGCCGCCCGCCCGCTACACCGAGGCCAGCCTCGTGCAGACGCTGGAGGGAGCGGGCATTGGCCGACCTTCGACCTACGCGAGCATCCTCGGCACCATTCAGGAGCGCGGCTACGCGGTGAAGAAGGGACAGGCGCTCGTGCCGACGTGGACCGCCTTCGCCACCTCCGCCCTGCTGGAACACCACTTCGGGCGGCTGGTGGACTACGACTTCACGGCGCGGATGGAGGAGGACCTCGACGACATCGCGGGTGGGCGGGCGCAGCGCGTGCCGTATCTCCGGCGCTTCTACCTAGGCGAGAACGGAGAGGGTATGGCCCTGCGGCCCCTGATCGACTCCAAGATGGGCGAGATCGACGCGCGGGGCATCGCCACCATCCAAGTGCCGAAGCTCGACGGCTCGGGGATCGAGGTCCGGGTAGGCCGCTACGGGCCGTACATGCAGCGGGGCGAGGAGAAGGCGAACCTTCCCGAAGACCTCGCGCCGGACGAGCTGACCGCCGAACGCGCCGCCGACCTCATGGGCCGCCCGACCGGGGACCGCGTGATCGGCACGGACGGGGCGACCGGGCAGCCCGTCGTCGCGCGCGCGGGACGCTACGGCCCCTACGTCACGCTCGGGGACGGCAATCCGCCCATCCGCTCGGCGAGCCTCTTTCCCGGCGACGACCTGAACACGATCACCGTGGAGCGCGCGCTCCGTCTCCTGAGCCTTCCCCGGCTCGTCGGCACGTCCGAGGGCGAGGAAATCTGGGCGCAGAACGGAAAGTTCGGGCCGTACCTGAAGCGCGGGAACGACAGCCGCAGCCTCGCCAGCCACGAACACCTGTTCACGGTGGCGCTGCCCGAGGCCGAGGCGCTGTTCATGCAGCCGCGCTTCCGGGCGAGGGGGGCCGCCGCCGGACCCGTCAGGACGTTCGAGTACGAGGGCCGCGCACCGATCTCGCTCAAGGCGGGCCGTTATGGGCCGTACCTGACCGACGGCGAGCGCAACGCCACGCTCCGCAAGGGCGAGGACGAGGGCACCCTGACCGCCGCGCAGGCGCTGGAGATTCTGGAGGAACGCGGCAAGGAGCCGAAGGGGAAGCCCGCCCGCAAGGGCAAGACGGCGGCGAAGACGGGCGGTACGAAGACTACGGCGACGCGTAAAACTGCGACCACGCGCACCACAGCATCGAAGGCTCCGGCCAAGAAAGCTCCTGCCAGTAAATCCACCACGAGGAAGCCCGCCGCCAAAGCCGCTCCCGCGCGGGCCAAAACTGCGGCCAAAGCCCCCGCCAAGACCGCCCTCACCTGGGCCGACCTCAAGCCTCACCTCGGCGTCCTGAGCGAGCAGGAACGCGCGCTGGTGACGGCCACCCGCGATCAGGGCCGCAAGGTGGAGGAGGTCGCGCCCACCCTCGGCCTCGACGTGAAGAAGGCGAAGGGGATGGCACTCCAGGCGAGCAAGAAGCTCAACCAGGCGGCGCGCGGGGAATAA
- the mqnC gene encoding cyclic dehypoxanthinyl futalosine synthase yields the protein MTPGAEPLVKAAAGERLSAPEIEALYHLPLPEVAAVAHGLRLERRDPDVVTFLIDRNINYTNICNVGCNFCAFYRTRRQSDSYTLDYEEISAKIRDLEAVGGTRILLQGGVNPALGLAYYTGLLRHVKAHHPTIRIDAFSPEEVLFMEKTFGLGLDDLLDTLIEAGLDGLPGAGGEILEDDVRAKAAPARIRSDDWFRIIDAAQRKGLYTISTMVIGFGETYAQRAAHLLKIREQQDRAQRLYGGNGFSGFAMWTLQTEHTRLAGKAPGATAHEYLQQLAVARIALDNIPNIQASWPAQGFKVAQASLYYGANDLGSTMLEENVVSAAGGHGRHSATVRELVRIAVDAGYTPAIRNSRFQIIAWPDADAVLGRADANPEGERAVGAAD from the coding sequence ATGACCCCCGGTGCCGAGCCGCTTGTGAAGGCCGCTGCGGGCGAGCGCCTGAGCGCCCCCGAGATCGAGGCCCTGTACCACCTCCCGCTGCCCGAGGTGGCCGCCGTCGCCCACGGGCTGAGGCTGGAGCGCCGCGACCCGGACGTGGTGACGTTCCTGATCGACCGCAACATCAACTACACCAACATCTGCAACGTGGGCTGCAACTTCTGCGCCTTCTACCGCACCCGCCGCCAGAGTGACAGCTACACCCTCGACTACGAGGAGATCAGCGCCAAGATTCGGGACCTGGAGGCGGTCGGCGGCACCCGCATCCTCCTTCAGGGCGGCGTGAACCCGGCGCTGGGGCTTGCTTACTACACGGGCCTCCTGCGGCACGTGAAGGCCCACCACCCGACCATCCGCATCGACGCCTTCTCCCCCGAGGAAGTCCTCTTCATGGAGAAGACCTTCGGGCTGGGCCTCGACGACCTGCTCGACACGCTGATCGAGGCGGGGCTGGACGGCCTGCCGGGCGCGGGCGGCGAGATTCTGGAGGACGACGTGCGGGCAAAGGCGGCCCCGGCGCGCATCCGCTCGGACGACTGGTTCCGCATCATCGACGCGGCGCAGCGTAAGGGGCTGTACACGATCTCGACAATGGTGATCGGCTTCGGGGAGACCTACGCCCAGCGCGCCGCCCACCTCCTCAAGATTCGGGAGCAGCAGGACCGGGCGCAACGCCTCTACGGCGGCAACGGTTTCTCCGGCTTCGCCATGTGGACCCTCCAGACCGAGCACACGCGCCTTGCCGGCAAGGCCCCCGGCGCGACGGCGCACGAGTACCTTCAGCAACTCGCGGTGGCCCGCATCGCCCTCGACAACATCCCCAACATCCAGGCGTCGTGGCCCGCGCAGGGCTTCAAGGTGGCGCAGGCCTCCCTCTACTACGGGGCGAACGACCTCGGCTCGACCATGCTGGAGGAGAACGTCGTCAGCGCGGCGGGCGGGCACGGGCGGCACAGCGCCACCGTGCGCGAACTCGTCCGCATCGCCGTGGACGCGGGCTATACCCCCGCCATCCGCAACAGCCGCTTCCAGATCATCGCGTGGCCCGACGCGGACGCCGTGCTGGGCCGCGCCGACGCCAACCCCGAGGGGGAGCGGGCGGTGGGCGCGGCGGACTGA
- a CDS encoding antitoxin: protein MTSTKYDTAKLFRTGRSQAVRLPKEYRFEGEEVLIKRVGDGVLLLPRNNGWKNLLSSLEKFDGFQIERDQGEQQERDWGDF, encoded by the coding sequence ATGACCAGCACCAAATACGACACCGCCAAGCTCTTCCGAACGGGCCGCAGCCAGGCCGTCCGGCTCCCCAAGGAGTACCGCTTCGAGGGCGAGGAGGTGCTCATCAAACGTGTGGGCGACGGCGTGTTGCTGCTGCCTCGCAATAATGGCTGGAAGAACCTGCTGTCCAGCCTGGAGAAGTTTGACGGTTTCCAGATCGAGCGGGACCAGGGTGAACAGCAGGAACGCGACTGGGGCGATTTCTGA
- a CDS encoding DUF433 domain-containing protein produces the protein MNGRISIDPEVNGGKPTVTGTRVSVQTVLGHLSAGDRVEDVLDAYPRLTREDVLACLEYAARLAGHSVTFEKIA, from the coding sequence ATGAATGGCCGCATCAGCATCGACCCGGAGGTGAACGGCGGCAAGCCCACCGTCACCGGAACGCGCGTCAGCGTGCAAACCGTGCTGGGGCACCTGAGCGCCGGGGACCGCGTGGAGGATGTGCTGGACGCCTACCCACGGCTCACGCGCGAGGACGTGCTGGCGTGTCTGGAATACGCGGCGCGGCTGGCGGGCCATAGCGTGACGTTCGAGAAGATCGCTTGA
- the gcvH gene encoding glycine cleavage system protein GcvH — MQTPTELKYAKTHEWLKDDGTVGITDFAQDQLGDVVYVELPEVGRVVSAGESVAVVESVKTASDIYAPASGTVVAVNDQLSGSPELVNSGPYEGGWLFRVENPEPADDLLSAEEYADANG; from the coding sequence ATGCAGACCCCCACCGAACTGAAGTACGCCAAGACCCACGAGTGGCTCAAGGACGACGGCACCGTCGGCATTACCGACTTCGCGCAGGACCAGCTCGGCGACGTGGTGTACGTCGAACTGCCCGAGGTGGGCCGCGTCGTGTCGGCGGGCGAATCGGTGGCCGTGGTCGAGAGCGTGAAGACCGCCTCCGACATCTATGCCCCGGCGAGCGGCACCGTCGTCGCCGTGAACGATCAACTCTCCGGCAGCCCCGAACTCGTGAACAGCGGTCCCTACGAAGGCGGCTGGCTCTTCCGCGTCGAGAACCCCGAACCCGCCGACGACCTGCTGAGCGCCGAAGAGTACGCGGACGCGAACGGGTAA
- a CDS encoding DUF5615 family PIN-like protein, with translation MKPAGVLLDENVSARLRASFDVPVVHVSEWTEGLKDWALWARAREASLVIVTQDADFTERMLTQEPPPWVVHVRTGNMRVTDFRALLDDVWPRVWDLLTDHKLVVLYRDRLEAVRSSVNQDEPHP, from the coding sequence TTGAAGCCCGCCGGGGTGCTGCTGGACGAGAACGTGTCCGCCAGGCTGCGCGCGTCGTTCGACGTACCTGTCGTCCACGTCAGCGAGTGGACGGAGGGCCTCAAGGATTGGGCCTTGTGGGCGCGGGCGCGTGAGGCGTCCCTGGTGATCGTCACGCAGGACGCCGACTTCACCGAGCGAATGCTGACGCAGGAGCCGCCGCCCTGGGTGGTTCACGTTCGCACGGGAAACATGCGGGTGACCGACTTCCGGGCGCTGTTAGACGACGTGTGGCCGCGCGTGTGGGACCTGCTCACCGATCACAAATTGGTCGTGCTCTACCGGGACCGGCTAGAAGCGGTGCGGAGCAGCGTGAATCAAGACGAGCCACATCCTTGA
- the vapC gene encoding type II toxin-antitoxin system tRNA(fMet)-specific endonuclease VapC, with translation MASPRYFLDTNTCIYIINKNPPHVAEVFRRYRIGDLAVSSVTVAELAFGVAKSTRSGTREALEEFLLDLVTVPYDDAAAWVCGEIRAGLQATGKPIGPLDLLIAAHALSADVTLVTNNEGEFRRVPGLRVENWFPE, from the coding sequence GTGGCCTCCCCTCGGTACTTCCTCGATACCAACACCTGCATCTACATCATCAACAAGAACCCGCCGCACGTCGCGGAGGTATTCCGGCGCTATCGGATCGGTGATCTCGCCGTCAGCAGCGTCACCGTGGCTGAGTTGGCCTTCGGAGTGGCAAAGAGCACCCGCTCCGGCACCCGTGAAGCCCTGGAAGAATTTCTGCTGGACCTCGTGACCGTCCCCTACGACGACGCTGCCGCCTGGGTGTGTGGAGAAATCAGGGCGGGATTGCAGGCGACCGGAAAGCCCATCGGCCCGCTCGACCTGCTGATCGCCGCCCATGCCCTCAGCGCCGACGTGACGCTCGTGACCAACAACGAGGGAGAGTTCAGGCGCGTACCAGGGCTGAGGGTCGAGAACTGGTTCCCAGAATGA